A genomic segment from Acuticoccus sediminis encodes:
- a CDS encoding CarD family transcriptional regulator: MATVKKSAAPKSAFKPNEHVVYPAHGVGQVQAIEKTEFAGHPLELIVVTFPKDKMTLRVPVGKAKTVGMRKLADGDTMKKALETVAGRARVKRTMWSRRAQEYEAKINSGDLIAISEVVRDLYRADSQPEQSYSERQLYEAALDRMAREIAAINKSEEDEAIKLIETQLAKSPKRATKAEAEADADADETDDDELHDKAA; this comes from the coding sequence ATGGCAACGGTGAAGAAGAGCGCCGCTCCCAAGTCGGCGTTCAAGCCGAACGAGCACGTCGTGTATCCGGCGCATGGCGTCGGGCAGGTACAGGCCATCGAGAAGACCGAGTTCGCGGGTCACCCGCTGGAACTCATCGTGGTCACCTTCCCGAAGGATAAGATGACGCTGCGTGTTCCGGTTGGTAAAGCCAAAACGGTCGGCATGCGCAAGCTCGCCGACGGCGATACCATGAAAAAGGCGCTCGAGACCGTTGCCGGGCGCGCTCGCGTCAAACGCACCATGTGGAGCCGCCGCGCTCAGGAATACGAGGCGAAGATCAACTCGGGCGATCTCATCGCCATCTCGGAAGTCGTGCGCGACCTCTACCGCGCGGACAGCCAGCCCGAGCAGTCCTACTCCGAGCGCCAGCTCTACGAAGCCGCCCTTGACCGCATGGCCCGCGAGATCGCCGCCATCAACAAGAGCGAGGAAGACGAGGCGATCAAGCTGATCGAGACTCAGCTCGCCAAGAGCCCGAAGCGCGCCACCAAGGCGGAAGCCGAGGCCGACGCGGACGCCGACGAGACGGACGACGACGAACTGCACGACAAGGCAGCCTGA